GCCACACCGAGTGGCCGTCCACAGATTGGTGCAATTTCACGGTTAGTATTCGCATCACAAAGCCGCCTGGGCCTGATGAGCAAGATCaaaatgtttaatttatttgCATTTAATAAATGGAGAACGGAAATGCCATATATTCATTTACGAGAGGCGTACAGCCAGGCACGTATAAGAATTACTCacaagaaaagagaaagagtgaCTAATCTAGGTGTTTTAATATTCAATACCTGGTGGGAGAAGTGGTGGCAAATTCAACATACCCAACAATTGGATTGACGTATTTGAAGACTCTGCCATTGTCGACGCCGGTGTATGGACCGACACCAGCACTGTCAAAAGCAGTGGCCTCAGGGGCAGCTGCGGAGGGTGGAAGGTGAAGCTTTATTATCTTTTGCTTGTGATAATGTGAAAGAATAAAAGAAGGGTGTAAGGTGAGAGTAAAAATGAAGAGGAGCTTTTGCAAAGGTATGGAAACCATTTCAAATCTTTGGCTTAGAGTTATTCAAGAATTGCATAGATCTCTACTGCATTTATAGATTAATGGATAGAAAATGacctctcaatttttttttcttttcttttaagaacatgtaagtttttctttttctgattaaaaatttccaatcatttatttatttaaacttaTCAGCAAATTCCCCTATGTTTTCgacataaattttaattctttttaggATTTGTAATTGATCTTCCAATAATGCCTTTTGTAAGAATAGAATCTTTAAAAACACgattttttaagtttaaatttttttaaaaaaaaaaaaagttaatgaaggttttttttaatattttttttttcaaaaatttaagttatatttttcgttttaaagtattttgagTTTTACCACTACATTAACATTTattggtaattttttttaaaccatGGTCacaatatttaaatatacattccatcctattaaaattttaaatttaattaattaatatatgttaTAAATTCATATGATAAAAAGCAAATACCTCATTAATTTAAACAATATGTTGGCTATGtatttttttctatataaatAGAGATTAGATGtataaaataaagtataaaaatctACTAATAGAGCAATAGATTTTCGGAGCGAATTTAAAATggtattaaatttaattgaaaaaattattatttagtttttatgtatgaaaaaacttattaattgatttcttgattttaaaaaatgaattaaaatgcctttacgttttaaaaaaatttattagttagttgcTCTGTTAATTTTATCTGTTaagaattataaaaaagtttaaaatgttCCCATATGGAcggataaaaaatttaaaatgtttccGTATAGacggattaattaataatttttttaaaaaatttgagaaacgtgaaatatttaattgtaaaattaatgtaaagtctaattagtaattttttaaaattttagagatgtttttaaaatctaaaaattaattagtgtgTTTTTTTATATTGCAAAGATtagatagtaatttttttaatttagtattaAATTGATAtccattattaaaattataaaaataatattttttctaatttatttaatttatttcaaaattcattattaaattaataacataTTAGTAAAAATCTCTTAGATTACAATCCGTTGCTATATTTGAGAGCAttagaataatattataaatttagtaacaaatttagataaatattactaaattaataataaattcttcCACCGTTAAactttagagaaaaaaaaatattctcttTACTTCTTAGAAAttcgcttttttttttttttcaaatgttgTATGGGATTGCATTTATTACTGATTTTactaattcatttaattaataatacactaactatatttattttattggtcaattttattattattattatttaaaaatattaatttaattaattgaattatttttccaTTTGAATCTACATTCCAtcctattatatttttaaatttaattaattaatatatgttaTAAATGTTTTCCattcatatgaaaaaaaaagcaaatatataattttgaatttttaaaacaaTTTGTTGACCATGTATTTTTCTACATAAATGGAGATTAGATATCgcaaataaagtataaaattatACCGAAACAGCAATAGATTTTAGTAACGAATTAAAAAATGTTATTAAAGTTAGTATTAGATTGATATTCATTactaaaattgtaaaaattaaaattatttgtgaatttattaataaatttcaaaatatattattaaattaataacaaattacTGATGaactgaaatttattaatttacgaTCCATTACTATATTTGATATcattttaatatgtaaatttagtaacagaaaataaatattattgaattagtaatagtagaataaattttaaagaaaaatattgtctcttacattttaaaaatttatatttatttaaataatttaaattaattattttaatttaaataaaaaataaatttaaaattatttgaatcagTTCGAAGGATATGATTAAATTTATTGCAGGGAAAGAAATTATTATGTTGCGGTCCATTCTGATAATATGTTTGTCCGTTATAATTTTTCTGGAGGATGGAAAAAATTTGGAATCTCCATGCCTTCAAAACTCAAGAATTTCATGCGGTGACTTGTTTGCGATATCTTGCCAACTAAGCTAAATTTAAGACCAATCAATTGAGGTTGATGCTAGGTGTCTCTATTGTGGAGGAGAGGAAAGTTGTGCTCATGTTTTATGAATTGTCCCCATTCACAAACATGTTGGCAAATCTTGGGGTTACGGCTTTAGCTAAATTCTTTAATCAGTTGCAATGATTTTCCGACTTCACTTTGGCAATCCTCTGAACAAGAGTTGAAGGAAAAAAATTGTACTGTAGCATAGAGCATTTGGACATAAAGGAATCGACTTCTTTGGCAAAATATTCCTTCTAGTGCAGAGGAGGTAGTAGCTTCAGGCCTCCAGGAGCAAAGTATCCATTGGAAGTAATACTCGGAGGTGAgtttaaactgaaaaaatatattgaattaaattaatttaaaaatttacattgattttttatttagtttgattttttatttatttcgatttgatttaatttttaatttaaaaaattttaattattttgattagattttgatcagaaaaaataaaaaaaaactgaatcaaatgcgataatagtatattattttcaataatatagagagattagatcatattaaggttaaaatactCCAGTTAGATTTTACAATActgaatataaaatataaaaaataaaaaagttattaaaaattaaaatcgatcaaatcgaattaaatcaaatcgaatcagatcTAAATCGATCCAATACTATGATAAATTTGGATTAGATCTAAGCCAGCCCACAATTTAGCTCAAGTGAAGAAGAGAAGTGCACGTTATCCTATTCTAAATCCACAGTGGAATTCAACAAAGTGCTATATCCCAACTTGTACATCTCCCATGAATATTCAATCTTGAAACATCAcctcaagaaaataatttagagaaattcaaatatgcattcttttgtttttttctgaATTTCATTTCCTGTTTTCACATGGAATTTCCTTTAAACTATGAACATCATCAAAATATGAGGGTTCTAACAGTGGCAAATACATGCAATCAATACATAATTCCAGAGTAGTTCAAATTTAGAATTCCAAGTGAAAAAACCCTAGGATGAATTTCTTGAACTTCACTATACATTGGAAGTGGATTTCCCACCATTCTCAAATCAAAAGACTTCTTCAACttgccatcttcatcaagcttCCAAGCAACTGTTCTGTTTGGATTCCCATTTACACTTGTGACAGGAATCCAGAATTCCCCTTTTGCATTCCTCTTTATATTGTCTGGTCTTCCAGGGAACTTGGTGAAAATTTCTGTTGTTTTAGCTTTATGTCCTGTAAGCCAAAATCTCAGGGTTCTGTTGTGAACGTACTCTGAAACAATCACAAAGTCTCCATGTTTGCTTACTGCTACTCCCACTGGCAGCCCAAGGTTGTGGGCTAATACTGTTGCTTGTTTCTTTCTGATGTCATATTTCAGTAGCCTTCCTGTTTGGTCTCCACTGAGTAATGCATCATTGAATTGCCTACCAATTGTCCATTAAAAATCAGGCGGTGACAAAGGTCTACCGTAAAATTAAGAGCAGGAgatgaaaaaaaaggaaaaagaaaactgtCATACCTTAGCTGAAATTTGGTGCTAAGGTCGGTGAAGTAAACTACTCCATTTTTCTGATCAACGTCTAAGGCATTAAGGTTTCGGTAAGGAACTCCACCTGCAGATTTGGAAATCGAAGCAGCAATCCCACCTCGGGGACCAACTTCTACAAGTCCAAAATAAGCATCAGCAATATAGAGATGTCCAGTTGTATGATAAAATGCCAAGCCTAGTGGTCGTCCACATTTTGGTTCAATTGCACGGTTAGAATTCCCATCACAAAGCTGCTTGGGTCTGAAGGGTAAGATCAATATTTAATTGATTtgcatttaatatatttgttgGATACATAAGCAGGGTGCAAATAAGAATTACTCAtaaaaagagagataatggctAAATCAAGTGCTTTGGTAGTACGTATAGGTACCTGGTGGAAGAAGTGGTGGCAAATTCAACATACCCATCAGTTGGATTGACGTATTTGAAGACTCTACCATCGGCGACGCCAGTGTATGGGCCAAAACCGGCACGATCAAAAGCAGTTGCCTCAGGGCCAGCTACAGAGGGTGGAAGGTAAAGCTTTATTATTTTCTGTTTCTGATCATGTGAAAGAATAAAAGAAGGGAAAAATAAGAagctaaaaagaaaaatgatgaGAAGCTTTTGTAAAGCTATGGAATCCATAAGATGATAGCTATATGAGTTCATGATTTCAGAAGCATACATGAATTGCATATCTCTACTGTACTTATAGATTAATGGCTAGAAAATGACTTGTCATCcactttctaattttttttttctgtagaACATGTAAGGTtttgtttttctattaaaaatttcCAACCATTGACTTTTTCTGTTTATCAAGAAATTCCTCTAGGCTGGAATATAAATCTAATCCTTTAAGATTGGTAATTGCTTctcttaataatatttttttcaagaaTAGAATCTTTAGGAGCACAATCTTTTTCAACATAAATCATGAGGATGCTTCCAAGCCCTTAATACTTGACTTTCCCAATTGGATGGCGTGTCAACATTTCATTTTAGCACAATTCAAAGGTTTCGGCATTCAAACTAAGCTCAATTTTAATGTATTCTAATGAGAGTTCCCACACCCTaacttataataatatatatttatatgagaAGTGAGATAATCATgaaattgacaaaaaaataaataaatatagttaaatttaatattacaaatagctctctatattttaattgattaaaaatagaaattattattattatttaaaattttaatttaattaatattttatctcatattttaaaataacacattcaattattatgtaattttaaaaaaattattaaaatgaaatatataaGAGAATATTAAAAGTGTAAATGTGATTagtgattatattaaaatattaggtattttaatagaaattattaaatattaatattgactattaactaaaatgataaattgtagtttttaattatacaattctaataaattttactgAACATCAAAATGGATTGTAAttaagaaatattaaattaataaatccaaattaatattagataattctgaaaaaaaaatttaaaataattattataatatttttaacgtgaaagataatataatttttaataaatatattaaaattaagataattattataatattaaattattatattgcaatttttaaaaaatgactaTAAGATAATGGAATAGTGATATGTTTCaataacaatattttttaatttgtatatatatttaatttattaatcttaataaagttaaaatatattttttaaacaatcaattatagttatattattaatataatttagttaTTGAGAATTaatattgatgaccgctggatttccctacccccaatcctgggcctagattatggccacggcccatgaaaggaaggcccgcacgCCCTCTCAAAACAAGCCCAGAGCATCAGACCCCTGAGGccggactccaccagattcttcctcatcgagatcggcccagcccgtaTAACCTTCCAATggattccttctcctcctgggttcagcgtccaacccagctctcggcccagcccagaattcagaacgagactcgtcatacagcctggcagatccgctcgagcgtacgcacgggggagaatcagaggctgttacgcatggagcaggcacttgatatcctcgtacgcccatatctgtatggcagagacgcgtggcccaatcatgggagagccgttatacgtcaccagcaagcagaaagaaaggataaaagggatacccctctAGAGAGATAGGCCAAACTTTATTCTTCAATActaaaacccttgtaaaaccctattctattggatctcagaacatcaattggcgccgtctgtgggaaacgacggagatcttttcatcaccggagttttcactcttaacaaaacccactgagatccacgatggctaatcaccaagaaagtaaccttaacatcccaaatgacctaagctctgcccaagaggggcaacaattctctttttctagtcctacgaaattaaacaaccaaacacctgttcctcttaatccctcgccaagtttggcagggaatgctcccGCTGTTACCTTGTCTAACCaggatcttcaaaacatggcttGCCAGTTACAgaataccgcccactggttggggcagataatgcaacagagaggcctcaacaccccagtaaatacactcccggttgtagaggaacctcagaccaatgacccccgacctgcacctgaccgtcttcaaaccagcagccgcgatactgaagaaagaggaagaaaaacCGGCGAAGAGGAaggaccggaggcccgaatccatgcgaggagggcgagagagatgatagaaaatgaggaggtggataactattccgccgaaataaccgggtggacgggaactgaagcagaggaggaggaataccacctggagaaaaaacccagcccagaagacgagaaggtggaccaaaagttgaagaaattgagagaacagctcctagccgagctaggtaagaaagaccaaagccaaacgtctttgcctacttcttcccctttctcaaagtgggtgcagcaagagactgtccctaagaagtttatgatgccatcaatggcggcttatgatggaactggtaacccgagggagcacgtcatgaactataagaccttcatggagttgcaaactttgtcagatgccttaatgtgtaaagtATTTCCAACGACGCTCTTGagaccagcgcgggcgtggttcaacagccttgaggccggAAGTATCAGAAGTTTCAGAGACCTAGCCATTCGCTTCATCAGTCgattcatagccggggtgccagcagagaggaagacgagctacttgGAGACAGTATGACAGAGAGAgggtgaatcactcagagagtatgttgctcgtttcaatacggaggccctgcagattcccgatctcgatgaaggaagggcggtagaggcaatgcaaaagggaacgacctctgctgagttcttcggttccttaagcaggaagcctccgacctccctggccgagctgatgcagagagcggagaagtatataaggtaggatgacgccttagtaacaagccgatttgccaaaaggatgacaggaaaagaaaaagcctcagaagaaaggaggccggagaaacacgaaaagaaacacggcaagagacccgagccgtacaagcaggcctgggagcgaagggatcaaaggcctccccctccacGGGTCCCTGAGCCATTGCCTCCCCCTTGGGTCCCTGAGAAGCCGACTCCactaaatgcgtccagagccgaagtgctcatggctgtccagaataaggagttcctccagtggcccaaacctatgaagccggaagcagaccaacggaatcctgacaaatattgtcaatatcatcggacgcatggccacgataccaacaACTGCTTCCAATTGATAGCAGAGATCAAGAGGTTAATAAAGAGGgggcacctcaagaactttGTAAAGAAATCAGAGGGACAAAAGCCTCAATCCAGTCCGGCGGTTCAGGTGCCGAGGAGAACAGGAACGAGACCAGTGAACGAtggatccagtgggaccatcaacatgattgttggaggaacgggaggtcggatgggccgccgagggaagaagagaaatcgggagggagagagcagcagtactgaggtcatgcaaatcgttgaccactctcccatgaccatcaccttctcttcagaagatgctcagggtattcagatgccccatgacgaCGCGCTCGTCATTCAcaattatcgggtaaagaaggtcttagtggatgacgggagtaaagtcaacttgctaccataccgggtttttcagcagatgggaatttcggaagaacagttggtccgagaccaggcaccaatcaaggggatcggaggagtaccGGTGCTCgtggaagggaaggtgaagctggctctcaccttagGTGAAGCACCCAGAACTCGTACTCACCACGAGGTATTTTTAGTGGTCAAACTTCCGTTAAGCTATAATGTGATCTTGGGGAGGCATGCGCTGTTCAATTTCGAAGCTGTCACCAGTATTAGGTATTTGGCGCTTAAATTTCCaacagaagaaggagtgggaatagtccggggcagccaggaagaggcaagagcagtatACTTAGCCACAGTAGCAGAACCAAGTCCCACTGGAAAAGCTCTTGACTCGAAAATTCTAGAGGTTCGGGATGAGAAAACAGAAGCCAGGACAGAACCAGTGGGGGAGCTGGAGATTTTCCCTTTGTCAGAAGCAGAGGCAGAAaaagtcttcagtctcaacgccggcctcactgaagaacaaaaatctgaagtcatggccctgatccgaggtcatgcgtctagtttcgcctggaagccctccGACATGCCTGGAATTGACCCTAAGGTCATGACACACAAACTTAATGTACTCCCCGAGGCCAAGccagtaaagcagaagaagagagtagtaggaagagagaagcagcaggccaccagggaggaggtgCAGAAACTCGAGGAGgtaggctttattagggaagttatgtacccacaatggctagcaaatcctgtattagtcaaaaaagccaatggcaaatataggatgtgcatagattttactgacctaaataaggcctgccctaaagattgttatccacttcctgatattaataaaatgatcgactctacggccggtttcgattatatgtcttctttggatgctatgtctggttatcatcaaatcccaatggaaaggtcagatgaggaaaagacctcgtttataactgaagatggaacttattgctacagagctatgccatttggattgaggaatgccggggcaacttaccaaagattaatgaataaaatcttcaaaaatcagattggcaggaatgtagaagtttatgtagatgatatggtcGTCAAAAGCCCAAATTTCCAGCAGCACATAGCGGACTTGAGGGAGGTATTCGGGGTATTAaatcagtacagaatgaagttgaatccagcaaaatgtgctttctttattaaaggaggaaa
The Manihot esculenta cultivar AM560-2 chromosome 1, M.esculenta_v8, whole genome shotgun sequence genome window above contains:
- the LOC110621689 gene encoding protein STRICTOSIDINE SYNTHASE-LIKE 11, producing the protein MQFMYASEIMNSYSYHLMDSIALQKLLIIFLFSFLFFPSFILSHDQKQKIIKLYLPPSVAGPEATAFDRAGFGPYTGVADGRVFKYVNPTDGYVEFATTSSTRPKQLCDGNSNRAIEPKCGRPLGLAFYHTTGHLYIADAYFGLVEVGPRGGIAASISKSAGGVPYRNLNALDVDQKNGVVYFTDLSTKFQLRQFNDALLSGDQTGRLLKYDIRKKQATVLAHNLGLPVGVAVSKHGDFVIVSEYVHNRTLRFWLTGHKAKTTEIFTKFPGRPDNIKRNAKGEFWIPVTSVNGNPNRTVAWKLDEDGKLKKSFDLRMVGNPLPMYSEVQEIHPRVFSLGILNLNYSGIMY